Part of the Petrotoga olearia DSM 13574 genome, TTCCAATCCAAAATACATAATTACAGTAAGAGGAAAAGGATACAAATTCAGAGATCCTGGAAAGGAAAGAAACTACTAAATATTCAATGGCAGAGGGTATTACCTCTGCCTTTTTTCCAGTTGCATTTTATTAATATTAATAAACCAGGTGAAAAATATTGGGCGATATATATATTATTGTTATTTTATTACTTGTCATCACAAATATTTTATTTATATATGCTTATTTGAGAAAGAGAAGAGAAGAAAATGCTCATCAACGGTTTAAAAATGAGATTGCAAAAAGTATAAATATAAATATAAAAAATCCTGTTGATGATTTTCTTTTGCATCAACTAAATTCATATATTAAAAATTTAGAAGAAAAATACAAATCCGAAAAATACAAAAGAAGGAACATATTTTCGATTCTAGACACCCTTTCTGAAGGAATAATATTGGTTTCTTTTAATCAAAATGAAATTATCAGGGTGGATTTTGCCAATTCTTTTGCTAAAAATATTTTTACAACAGAAAATTTTGTGGGTAGGTCATTAACAGAGGTAATTGATAATCATAATCTCATTGAATTGACTTTAAAAAGTTTTAAAACTAATAAAGACATGGAAGAGGAGACTTCATTCTATTATCCAGAAAAAAAATACTTCAGATGTCAAGTTAAATCAATAAATGTTGAAAATTATAGAGTTATTATTTTGTTAGATATCACGAAAGAAAAAAATTTAGAAGATCTAAGAAGAGAATTCTTAACCATCATGTCCCATGAAATGCGGACACCCTTATCCGTTATAAGCGGGTATTTAGAAACGATATTGCACGAACCTAATTTAGACGAAGAAATTTATCAACCACTAAAAAAAATAGAAGAAGAAATATCGAGATTAACTAGGATGTTTAACGATCTTTTAGATATAGAAAGATTGGAAAAAAATATAGGCGAAGAAAAAAGATTTGTGTTTTTCAATTTCTCTAATACGGTAAAGAGAGCTTTTGATTTCTTTAAAATTGTTGCTGATAAGA contains:
- a CDS encoding sensor histidine kinase: MRKRREENAHQRFKNEIAKSININIKNPVDDFLLHQLNSYIKNLEEKYKSEKYKRRNIFSILDTLSEGIILVSFNQNEIIRVDFANSFAKNIFTTENFVGRSLTEVIDNHNLIELTLKSFKTNKDMEEETSFYYPEKKYFRCQVKSINVENYRVIILLDITKEKNLEDLRREFLTIMSHEMRTPLSVISGYLETILHEPNLDEEIYQPLKKIEEEISRLTRMFNDLLDIERLEKNIGEEKRFVFFNFSNTVKRAFDFFKIVADKMSIEFEEEIEDDLYVFGNEDRLLQVVYNILDNSFKFTALKEKGEKKVWLRLYKNDNNIILEIEDTGIGIPSKELKRIFDLFYRVDKSRSRQVPGLGIGLYIVKTILDNHNARIYLDSEENNGTLFQVILPLKTKGETF